A single Marinilabiliales bacterium DNA region contains:
- a CDS encoding DUF418 domain-containing protein — MYCILFYSYGLGLYGQVNVWQGIILIVCIYIIQIIWSQYWLKYYRFGPFEWLWGSLTYRKMQPMKK; from the coding sequence ATGTATTGTATACTTTTTTATAGTTACGGGTTAGGGTTGTATGGACAGGTGAATGTATGGCAGGGTATTATCCTGATAGTTTGTATTTATATTATACAGATCATCTGGAGCCAGTACTGGTTGAAATATTACAGGTTCGGGCCATTTGAATGGTTGTGGGGATCACTTACATACAGGAAAATGCAGCCCATGAAGAAATGA
- a CDS encoding sigma-70 family RNA polymerase sigma factor, translating to MSHSEKKAEFLSRISDCAGLIHKIAAIYTDRKEDGEDLLQEILYQSWKSYPLYRNESKFSTWLYKVGLNTALVYRRNKSRMNTESFNEEVIEKADSSPFPNDGKMALITAIKELSKTDRFIITLYLEGYNYKEIAEITGLSKENSATRIHRIKTKLIDKLKNIF from the coding sequence ATGTCCCATTCGGAAAAAAAAGCTGAATTTCTTTCGCGGATCAGTGATTGCGCAGGACTGATCCATAAAATAGCAGCAATTTACACTGACAGAAAGGAGGATGGTGAAGACCTGCTGCAGGAAATACTCTATCAGAGCTGGAAATCATATCCTTTGTACAGGAATGAATCAAAATTCTCGACTTGGCTTTATAAGGTGGGCCTTAATACAGCACTTGTATACAGAAGGAATAAAAGCCGGATGAATACAGAAAGCTTCAACGAGGAGGTTATAGAAAAGGCTGACAGCTCACCTTTTCCAAATGATGGAAAGATGGCCCTTATAACAGCAATAAAAGAGCTATCCAAAACAGACAGGTTTATAATTACCCTTTATCTTGAAGGTTACAACTATAAAGAGATAGCTGAAATAACGGGCCTTTCCAAAGAAAACAGTGCTACAAGGATACACAGGATAAAAACGAAATTAATTGATAAACTAAAAAATATTTTTTAA